The following coding sequences are from one Anas acuta chromosome 15, bAnaAcu1.1, whole genome shotgun sequence window:
- the NTN3 gene encoding netrin-3: MEVLQLLRLLLTTSMLRLSQAVNPFVAQQTPPDPCYDESGAPRRCIPEFVNAAFGKEVHASSTCGKPPTRHCNASDPRKAHPPAYLTDLNTASNMTCWRSETLHHSPHNVTLTLSLGKKFEVVYVSLQFCSPRPESTAIFKSMDYGKTWVPYQYYSSQCRKIYGKPSKATVTKQNEQEALCTDGLTDLYPLTGGLIAFSTLDGRPSAQDFDSSPVLQDWVTATDIRVVFSRPHQFRELGGREAGEEEGGTGAAPYYYAVGELQVGGRCKCNGHASRCVKDKEQKLVCDCKHNTEGPECDRCKPFHYDRPWQRASAREANECLACNCNLHARRCRFNMELYKLSGRKSGGVCLNCRHNTAGRHCHYCKEGFYRDLSKSITDRKACKACDCHPVGAAGKTCNQTTGQCPCKDGVTGLTCNRCAKGFQQSRSPVAPCIKIPAINPTSLVTSTEAPADCDSYCKPAKGNYKINMKKYCKKDYVVQVNILEMETVANWAKFTINILSVYKCRDERVKRGDNFLWIHLKDLSCKCPKIQISKKYLVMGISENSTDRPGLMADKNSLVIQWRDAWTRRLRKLQRREKKGKCVKP, from the exons ATGGaggtcctgcagctcctgcgcCTGCTCCTCACCACCAGCATGCTGCGCCTCTCCCAGGCGGTGAATCCGTTCGTGGCCCAGCAGACCCCCCCGGACCCCTGCTACGACGAGAGCGGAGCTCCTCGCCGCTGCATCCCCGAATTCGTCAACGCAGCCTTCGGGAAGGAGGTGCACGCCTCGAGCACCTGCGGGAAGCCCCCGACGCGGCACTGCAACGCCTCCGACCCCCGCAAAGCCCACCCGCCCGCCTACCTGACCGACCTCAACACCGCCTCCAACATGACGTGCTGGCGCTCCGAGACCCTGCACCACTCGCCCCACAACGTCACCCTCACCCTCTCCCTCGGCAAGAAGTTCGAGGTGGTCTACGTCAGCCTCCAGTTCTGCTCGCCCCGGCCCGAGTCCACCGCTATCTTCAAGTCCATGGACTACGGCAAGACGTGGGTGCCCTACCAGTACTACTCCTCCCAGTGCCGCAAGATCTACGGCAAGCCCAGCAAAGCCACCGTCACCAAGCAGAACGAGCAGGAGGCCCTCTGCACCGACGGCCTCACCGACCTCTACCCGCTCACCGGGGGGCTCATCGCCTTCAGCACCCTGGACGGGCGGCCCTCCGCCCAGGACTTCGacagcagccccgtgctgcaggACTGGGTGACGGCCACCGACATCAGGGTGGTTTTCAGCCGCCCCCACCAATTCCGGGAGCTGGGGGGGCGTGAGGCTGGCGAGGAGGAGGGGGGCACCGGCGCGGCCCCCTATTACTACGCGGTGGGCGAGCTGCAGGTCGGCGGGCGCTGCAAGTGCAACGGGCACGCCTCGCGCTGCGTCAAGGACAAGGAGCAGAAGCTGGTGTGCGACTGCAAGCACAACACGGAGGGGCCCGAGTGCGACCGCTGCAAGCCCTTCCACTACGACCGGCCCTGGCAGCGGGCCAGCGCCCGTGAGGCCAACGAGTGTCTGG CCTGCAACTGCAACCTGCACGCGCGGCGCTGCCGCTTCAACATGGAGCTGTACAAGCTGTCGGGGAGGAAGAGCGGAGGGGTCTGCCTCAACTGCCGGCACAACACCGCGGGGCGCCACTGCCACTACTGCAAGGAGGGCTTCTACCGCGACCTCAGCAAGTCCATCACGGACCGCAAGGCCTGCAAAG CCTGCGACTGCCACCCAGTCGGTGCCGCCGGCAAGACCTGCAACCAGACGACGGGGCAGTGCCCGTGCAAGGACGGCGTGACCGGCCTCACCTGCAACCGCTGCGCCAAGGGCTTCCAGCAGAGCCGCTCACCCGTGGCCCCCTGCATCA agaTCCCTGCCATCAACCCAACCTCCCTGGTCACCAGCACAGAGGCGCCTGCGG aCTGCGACTCCTACTGCAAACCAGCCAAAGGCAACTACAAGATTAACATGAAGAAGTACTGCAAGAAGGACTACG TGGTCCAAGTGAACATCTTGGAGATGGAGACGGTGGCCAACTGGGCCAAGTTCACCATCAACATCCTCTCCGTCTACAAGTGCCGCGACGAGCGGGTCAAGCGCGGCGACAACTTCCTCTGGATCCACCTGAAGGACCTGTCCTGCAAATGCCCCAAGATCCAGATCAGCAAGAAGTACCTGGTGATGGGGATCAGCGAAAACTCCACCGACCGGCCGGGACTGATGGCCGACAAGAACAGCCTGGTCATCCAGTGGCGGGACGCCTGGACCCGCCGCCTTCGGAAACTGCAGCGGcgggagaagaaagggaagtgCGTGAAGCCCTGA